The Agromyces mariniharenae sequence GGCGAAGCCGGATGGTCCACCGACCCGGCCGCAACGAAGCGCATCCTCGAGGGCGTGTCGAACGAGTTCAGCGTGAGCCGATACCAGGGCCGCTACACCCTCGTCACGGGCGACGCGACGGAGATCCTCAGCTCGAAGGTCGTCATGTACCGCAGCGACAGCCTCGAGGGACCGTTCACGGGCAAGACGGTCCTGTACACCACGCCCGAGACGAGCGGCAACGTCTTCACGTACAACGCGAAGGCGCACCCCGAGCTCGGAGACGGCCACACGCTGCTCGTCACGTACAACGTGAACAGCTTCGACACGAACGACCTCTACGTCGACGTCGACAACTACCGCCCGCGCTACGTCGCGGTCGACACGAAGGTGAAGAACGGCCAGTGCGTGAGCTGACGAGCCGCGAAACGACGGATGCCCCGTGCCGAGCGAATCGGCACGGGGCATCCGTGTGTTCAGGTGACGCGGGTCACCTCACGCAAGTGGCGCCCGAACGGGCGCGAGCACTTACTTGAGGGTGACGGTCGCACTCAGCGTGTGCTGCCCTCCTCGAGGGCGGCCACTACTTGAGGGTGACGGTCGCGCCGGCCTCCTCGAGGGCGGCCTTCGCCTTGTCGGCGGTCTCCTTGTTCGCGCCCTCGAGCACGGCCTTGGGAGCACCGTCGACGACGGCCTTGGCCTCGCCGAGGCCGAGCGAGGTGAGCTCGCGGACGACCTTGATGACCTGGATCTTCTTGTCGCCGGCAGCCTCGAGGACGACGTCGAAGGAGTCCTTCTCCTCGACCTCTTCAGCAGCAGCGCCAGCGCCACCGGCGGCCGGAGCGGCAACCGCGACGGGGGCGGCGGCGGTGACCTCGAAGGTCTCCTCGAACGCCTTCACGAACTCCGAGAGCTCGATGAGGGTCAGGCCCTTGAACTGCTCGAGCAGCTCCTCAGTGGACAGCTTCGCCATGATTTTCTCCTTTGGGTTTCTCGTTACTCACCGCTTGAGAGGCTCGCGCCTACGCAGCGGACTCCTGCTTCTCACGCAGCGCGTCGACCGTGCGGACGGCCTTCGACAGCGGTGCGTTGAACAGATATGCGGCTCCGAACAGCGAGGCCTTGAAGGCGCCGGCGAGCTTCGCCAGGAGCACTTCGCGGGACTCGAGGTCGGCGAGCTTGCCTACCTCTTCGGCGGTCAGGGGCTTGCCATCGAAGTAGCCGCCCTTGACCACGAGGAGGGGGTTCGCCTTGGTGAAGTCACGCAGCGACTTCGCGACGGCGACCGGGTCGCCGTG is a genomic window containing:
- the rplJ gene encoding 50S ribosomal protein L10 is translated as MANKEAAVAELTERFESSTAVLLTEYRGLTVAKLKELRKSISGDASYAVVKNTLTKIAANNAGITAFDDELKGPSAIAFVHGDPVAVAKSLRDFTKANPLLVVKGGYFDGKPLTAEEVGKLADLESREVLLAKLAGAFKASLFGAAYLFNAPLSKAVRTVDALREKQESAA
- the rplL gene encoding 50S ribosomal protein L7/L12, which produces MAKLSTEELLEQFKGLTLIELSEFVKAFEETFEVTAAAPVAVAAPAAGGAGAAAEEVEEKDSFDVVLEAAGDKKIQVIKVVRELTSLGLGEAKAVVDGAPKAVLEGANKETADKAKAALEEAGATVTLK